In Bacillus sp. FJAT-45037, the following are encoded in one genomic region:
- a CDS encoding cell division protein FtsQ/DivIB has protein sequence MGNNKVVTINERIPSLKEQRKQRANRRLLFFLSLFFLLLLAMVYFQSPLSHIRQLEVNGNFLLSDEKVVQFAELETGTSIWNLEEDVIRNKLIMTPEIKDATLKRKFPTTVIIEVVEHTRIGYLYDNGKYYPLLTSGIFLNELPRHQHPADAPILINWEQGDALTDFSRELMETPEQLIERMSEVFYVPKEAESDEVILHMNDGFEVHTTITNFKERMLPYPSIVKELNSDRNGILHMKMSPYFEDFDLEEEEESEIEG, from the coding sequence ATGGGCAATAATAAAGTAGTCACGATAAATGAGCGGATACCTTCACTAAAAGAGCAGCGAAAGCAGAGGGCAAATCGGCGGTTACTGTTCTTTTTGTCACTTTTCTTTTTGTTGCTATTAGCGATGGTGTATTTCCAATCTCCGTTAAGTCATATCCGTCAACTCGAGGTTAACGGAAATTTCTTGTTAAGTGATGAAAAAGTCGTCCAGTTTGCTGAACTTGAAACAGGGACAAGCATTTGGAATCTTGAAGAAGATGTGATTCGAAATAAGCTAATCATGACTCCCGAAATTAAAGACGCAACTCTAAAACGTAAATTTCCTACAACTGTAATCATTGAGGTTGTTGAACATACACGTATTGGGTATTTATACGATAATGGAAAATATTATCCACTTCTTACTAGTGGTATCTTCTTAAATGAGCTACCTAGGCATCAACATCCGGCTGATGCACCAATCTTAATTAATTGGGAGCAAGGTGATGCGTTAACAGATTTTTCTAGGGAGTTAATGGAGACGCCAGAGCAACTCATTGAAAGAATGTCTGAAGTGTTTTACGTACCAAAAGAAGCTGAATCTGATGAAGTCATTTTACATATGAATGATGGATTTGAAGTTCATACGACGATTACTAACTTTAAAGAAAGAATGCTCCCTTATCCATCAATTGTTAAAGAACTGAATTCCGATCGTAATGGCATTTTGCATATGAAAATGAGTCCATATTTTGAGGATTTCGACCTTGAGGAGGAAGAAGAAAGTGAAATTGAAGGGTAA
- the murB gene encoding UDP-N-acetylmuramate dehydrogenase, protein MDQLIQKLKEAEVGTVKINEPLSQHTTWKIGGPADVLIEPKNLEGLKEAMSIIKEEGVPWRAIGRGSNLLVSDEGIEGVVLKLGRGMDHLEVEEEEIRVGGGYPLIKLVTVISRQGLSGLEFAGGIPGSVGGAVFMNAGAHGADVSQILKKAHILYPDGRLEWIDGSEMEFAYRTSRLQREEGICVEAIFQLKKGEKEEIVAHMQKNKDYRRETQPWSHPTCGSVFRNPLPNHAGQLIEEAGLKGYQIGGAQISELHANFIVNIDQAKASDVLNLIEHAKYKIKQAKGIEMETEVEMIGRKLKTP, encoded by the coding sequence ATGGATCAATTGATTCAAAAGTTAAAAGAAGCAGAAGTGGGTACTGTAAAAATTAACGAACCACTTAGCCAACATACAACATGGAAGATTGGTGGCCCTGCAGATGTATTAATAGAGCCTAAAAATTTAGAAGGTCTTAAAGAAGCAATGTCTATCATAAAAGAAGAAGGGGTACCATGGCGAGCAATTGGTCGGGGATCGAATCTACTCGTATCAGATGAAGGCATCGAAGGTGTTGTTCTTAAACTCGGACGCGGGATGGATCATTTAGAAGTAGAAGAAGAAGAAATCCGTGTTGGTGGAGGATATCCTCTGATTAAATTAGTAACGGTAATTAGTCGTCAAGGGCTATCTGGTCTTGAATTTGCAGGAGGTATCCCTGGCTCTGTCGGTGGAGCGGTCTTTATGAATGCGGGAGCTCATGGGGCAGATGTTTCACAGATCTTAAAAAAAGCCCATATTTTATATCCGGATGGTCGCTTAGAATGGATTGATGGATCAGAAATGGAGTTCGCCTACCGAACATCTAGATTGCAACGTGAAGAAGGGATATGTGTCGAAGCTATTTTCCAATTAAAAAAAGGGGAAAAAGAAGAAATTGTAGCACATATGCAAAAAAACAAAGACTACCGAAGAGAAACACAACCATGGAGTCACCCAACTTGTGGAAGTGTATTCAGAAACCCACTACCTAACCATGCAGGTCAGTTGATTGAAGAAGCGGGTCTTAAAGGGTATCAAATTGGAGGTGCGCAAATTTCGGAGTTGCATGCGAACTTTATTGTGAATATTGATCAAGCTAAAGCGAGTGATGTTTTAAATTTGATTGAGCATGCTAAATACAAAATTAAACAAGCAAAAGGGATTGAAATGGAAACGGAAGTAGAAATGATTGGAAGAAAGCTTAAAACCCCTTAA
- the murG gene encoding undecaprenyldiphospho-muramoylpentapeptide beta-N-acetylglucosaminyltransferase translates to MRVVVSGGGTGGHIYPALSLIKEIKKQNPNAEILYIGTEKGLESELVTREGIPFKTIHITGFRRKISAENVKTVLRFLKGTRVSKKMLKEFNPDVVIGTGGYVCGPVVYAAAKLGIPSVIHEQNSVPGLTNKFLSKYVNKVAICFDQAAPYFPKEKVVFTGNPRATEVMNVDAKAGASSVGLDQNKKTVLIVGGSRGAKPINDAFLSVIDEVSSKDYQILYVTGSVHYDAVLKKVEEAGSPRNVIIKPFIHNMPDVLGAVDLIVARAGATTLAEITALGLPSILIPSPYVTNNHQVKNARSLEEGGAAIVRLENEMSGIRLLEDIDSVLSKKESWESMHQGALKLGVPTAANDVYQLLKDVSS, encoded by the coding sequence ATGAGAGTTGTAGTGAGTGGTGGAGGTACAGGTGGGCATATCTATCCTGCCCTATCTTTAATAAAAGAAATTAAAAAGCAAAATCCAAATGCTGAGATCTTATACATTGGAACGGAAAAAGGACTTGAAAGTGAGCTTGTGACAAGAGAAGGGATTCCATTTAAGACGATTCATATTACTGGATTTAGACGTAAAATCTCAGCTGAAAATGTGAAAACAGTCTTACGCTTCTTAAAAGGTACAAGAGTAAGTAAGAAGATGTTAAAGGAATTTAATCCTGATGTTGTTATTGGAACCGGAGGATATGTCTGTGGACCAGTTGTCTATGCAGCTGCGAAACTAGGGATACCGTCAGTAATTCATGAACAAAATAGTGTGCCAGGTCTAACAAATAAATTCCTTAGCAAGTATGTAAATAAAGTTGCCATTTGTTTTGATCAAGCAGCTCCGTATTTCCCAAAAGAAAAAGTGGTCTTTACAGGAAATCCACGAGCAACAGAAGTCATGAATGTTGATGCAAAAGCTGGCGCTTCTTCTGTAGGGCTTGATCAAAACAAAAAAACGGTCTTAATTGTTGGCGGAAGTCGTGGAGCAAAACCAATAAATGATGCGTTCTTAAGTGTCATTGATGAAGTTTCATCAAAGGATTATCAAATTCTTTATGTCACAGGGTCTGTTCACTATGACGCCGTTTTAAAAAAGGTGGAAGAAGCAGGGAGCCCTAGAAATGTCATCATTAAACCGTTTATTCATAATATGCCTGATGTCTTAGGCGCCGTTGATTTGATTGTAGCACGTGCAGGCGCGACGACTTTGGCCGAAATAACAGCACTAGGACTGCCGAGTATCTTAATACCAAGCCCCTATGTAACAAATAACCACCAAGTAAAAAATGCTCGTTCACTTGAAGAAGGCGGAGCGGCGATTGTTCGTTTAGAAAACGAAATGAGTGGAATAAGATTACTTGAGGATATTGATTCAGTTTTATCCAAAAAAGAATCATGGGAGTCGATGCATCAAGGAGCATTAAAGTTAGGTGTTCCAACAGCAGCGAATGATGTTTATCAACTACTTAAAGATGTGTCAAGCTAA
- the mraY gene encoding phospho-N-acetylmuramoyl-pentapeptide-transferase → MLERVLLITLLLSFGIAVILSPLFIPFLRKLKFGQSIREEGPESHQKKSGTPTMGGIVIVLSVLVTSLFISFQYISFSREILLLLLVTVGFGLVGFLDDYIKVVKKRNLGLTSKQKLVGQLVIAGLFYAGIMQLGISTELNIPATNLSFDLGWLYLPLVIVMLVGASNAVNLTDGLDGLLAGTGAIAFGAFAILAWYVDLIDVAIFSAAIVGAVLGFLVFNAHPAKVFMGDTGSLALGGAIAAIAIMTKQELLLVLIGGVFVIETLSVIIQVISFKTRGKRVFKMSPLHHHYELSGWSEWRVVVTFWLVGMIFAVLGIYLEVWM, encoded by the coding sequence ATGTTAGAGAGAGTGTTACTTATTACCTTACTTTTATCATTTGGAATTGCTGTCATTTTATCACCATTATTTATTCCGTTTTTAAGAAAATTGAAATTTGGTCAAAGTATTAGAGAGGAAGGTCCTGAATCTCATCAAAAGAAAAGTGGGACACCGACAATGGGCGGTATTGTGATTGTTCTTTCTGTTCTAGTTACGTCTTTATTTATTTCTTTTCAATACATATCCTTTAGTCGAGAAATTTTACTTTTACTTCTGGTCACAGTTGGATTCGGTCTAGTTGGATTTTTAGATGACTATATTAAAGTCGTTAAAAAGAGAAATCTAGGGTTAACATCTAAACAGAAATTAGTAGGTCAATTGGTTATTGCAGGATTGTTTTATGCAGGAATTATGCAATTAGGTATTTCAACCGAATTGAACATTCCCGCGACTAACCTTTCGTTTGATTTAGGTTGGCTATACTTACCGCTTGTCATCGTCATGTTAGTTGGTGCGTCAAATGCGGTCAATTTAACAGATGGACTGGATGGTCTTCTAGCAGGAACAGGAGCGATTGCCTTTGGTGCATTTGCTATTTTAGCTTGGTATGTTGATTTAATTGATGTGGCTATCTTTAGTGCAGCAATTGTCGGGGCTGTTCTTGGCTTTCTTGTGTTTAATGCCCATCCCGCAAAAGTATTTATGGGAGATACTGGATCACTTGCATTAGGTGGAGCGATTGCGGCTATTGCGATCATGACAAAACAAGAACTTCTCCTCGTATTAATTGGTGGAGTGTTTGTTATTGAAACACTATCGGTGATTATTCAGGTTATTTCATTTAAAACAAGAGGTAAACGAGTCTTCAAGATGAGCCCTCTGCATCATCACTATGAACTATCTGGTTGGTCTGAGTGGAGAGTCGTTGTAACTTTTTGGTTGGTCGGGATGATTTTTGCTGTTCTAGGAATTTACTTAGAGGTGTGGATGTAA
- a CDS encoding UDP-N-acetylmuramoyl-L-alanyl-D-glutamate--2,6-diaminopimelate ligase, whose translation MKLQELANVLRGFEWKNEGNPTIHQIEMDSREVQSGTLFFCVEGYTVDGHDYAAQAVEKGAVAIVANRVLPSIDVPVIIVRDTKRAMAKLSTYFYGNPTSNMHLIGVTGTNGKTTVTHLLEQMMKDVKKKTGLIGTMYTKIGDVELKTLNTTPESITLQKRFKEMVDAGVDTALMEVSSHALHLGRVRGCDFDVAVFTNLTPDHLNYHKTMESYLYAKGLLFAQLGNSFSDKVAVINVDDQASEELLKMTTVDVLTYGIKIKADVMAKQINIAAAGTTFILEAMGEQIDIEMKLIGMFSVYNALAAASAALASGVSLKDIKDSLERVEGVSGRFESVDSGQDFTVIVDYAHTSDSLENVLTTVKEFAKGSISVVVGCGGDRDRSKRPVMASIATKYADQAILTSDNPRSEDPKQILDDMVEGLDAENYTVILDRKEAIYQAIGEAKKDDIIVIAGKGHETYQILGSRTIHFDDREVAREAIKEERL comes from the coding sequence ATAAAGCTTCAAGAATTAGCAAATGTATTAAGAGGATTTGAATGGAAGAATGAAGGGAATCCAACCATTCATCAAATCGAAATGGACTCACGGGAAGTGCAAAGTGGTACTTTGTTTTTCTGTGTAGAAGGATACACTGTCGACGGGCATGATTATGCCGCACAAGCGGTTGAAAAAGGAGCCGTCGCTATTGTTGCGAATCGAGTGCTTCCGTCTATTGATGTGCCAGTCATTATTGTGCGTGATACTAAGCGTGCGATGGCAAAACTTTCGACGTATTTTTATGGGAATCCAACGTCCAACATGCATCTTATAGGTGTAACTGGGACAAATGGAAAAACAACCGTCACACATTTGTTAGAACAAATGATGAAAGATGTGAAGAAAAAAACGGGGCTCATTGGTACGATGTACACAAAGATTGGTGACGTCGAGCTAAAAACACTGAACACAACACCAGAGTCGATTACCTTGCAAAAACGTTTCAAAGAAATGGTCGATGCGGGAGTTGACACAGCATTAATGGAAGTTTCATCTCATGCCCTTCATTTAGGTCGTGTAAGAGGGTGTGATTTTGATGTAGCTGTTTTTACAAACCTAACACCAGATCATCTGAACTATCACAAGACGATGGAAAGCTATCTCTATGCGAAAGGGCTGTTGTTTGCTCAGTTAGGGAATTCATTCTCTGATAAGGTCGCCGTGATTAATGTTGATGATCAAGCATCTGAAGAGTTATTAAAGATGACGACGGTCGATGTTCTTACTTACGGCATTAAAATAAAAGCGGATGTGATGGCCAAACAAATTAACATTGCAGCTGCCGGCACAACATTTATATTAGAAGCAATGGGTGAACAAATTGATATTGAGATGAAATTAATCGGGATGTTTAGTGTCTATAATGCCTTAGCAGCTGCATCGGCTGCACTTGCTTCAGGTGTTTCACTTAAGGATATTAAAGACAGCTTAGAACGAGTGGAGGGCGTATCAGGACGATTTGAATCTGTTGATAGTGGTCAAGACTTTACGGTCATTGTTGATTACGCTCATACGTCTGATAGCTTGGAAAATGTACTTACAACAGTTAAAGAATTTGCCAAGGGGAGTATTTCTGTAGTTGTTGGATGTGGAGGAGATCGTGATCGTTCAAAACGACCGGTTATGGCTAGCATTGCAACGAAATATGCCGATCAAGCGATCTTGACGTCGGATAATCCGAGGTCAGAAGATCCGAAGCAAATCCTTGATGATATGGTTGAAGGACTTGATGCAGAAAACTATACGGTGATTCTAGATCGGAAAGAAGCGATCTACCAAGCAATAGGAGAAGCAAAAAAAGACGATATTATTGTCATAGCTGGAAAAGGACATGAAACATACCAAATCTTAGGCTCACGTACGATACATTTTGATGACAGAGAAGTTGCACGAGAAGCTATTAAGGAGGAGAGGTTATAG
- a CDS encoding UDP-N-acetylmuramoyl-tripeptide--D-alanyl-D-alanine ligase, with product MLSSSLLNGVIKSKRFAQQEQSFTAVSTDTRTIKKDDLFVPLIGERFNGHDYVNVAAKNGSTASLWQEGQPIPSDLPIDFQLYIVKDTLSALQQMAKAYRIEVNPKVIGITGSNGKTTTKDILASILSVSGKTFKTQGNFNNHIGLPLTILAMPSTCQYLILEMGMSGFGEIELLTKLAEPDLAIVTNIGESHMEQLGSRSGIAKAKMEIKEGLRRNGKVFIDSDEPLLESWNSPEIVRVGFQQADLSVDQVVATSDGYQFVMDGEHFKLSMLGKHNVKNAAYCIAVAKKLGMSSEKIKQGLSNLSLTSMRLERVSGSIGELIVNDAYNASPTSMIAAIEAVKMIPNYTKRIIVLGDMFELGSDEKSLHESVAKVIEAPITHVITIGERAKWITDALKKTQMNVTPTLFHGDTKDEAAKWLPTVVDKDTVVLFKASRGMKLEEVIKDYQNIIEGRND from the coding sequence ATGCTATCATCATCCTTATTGAACGGCGTGATTAAGAGCAAAAGGTTTGCTCAACAGGAGCAGTCGTTTACAGCGGTCTCAACAGATACACGTACGATAAAAAAAGACGACTTATTTGTCCCGTTAATCGGAGAGCGTTTTAATGGACATGATTATGTGAATGTAGCAGCGAAAAACGGCTCAACAGCATCATTGTGGCAAGAAGGACAACCTATTCCAAGTGATCTGCCAATAGATTTTCAGTTGTATATTGTTAAGGATACACTTAGTGCCTTGCAACAAATGGCTAAAGCGTATCGCATAGAAGTCAATCCGAAAGTGATCGGAATTACAGGGAGCAACGGAAAGACAACAACTAAAGATATTCTTGCATCTATTCTCTCAGTTAGTGGTAAGACATTTAAAACTCAAGGTAATTTTAACAATCATATTGGTCTCCCATTGACCATTTTAGCAATGCCAAGTACTTGTCAATATTTAATTTTAGAGATGGGTATGAGTGGGTTTGGTGAAATTGAATTACTAACCAAGCTAGCGGAACCAGATTTAGCGATTGTGACAAATATCGGTGAATCTCATATGGAACAACTCGGTAGCCGTTCGGGTATTGCAAAAGCGAAAATGGAGATTAAAGAGGGTTTGAGGAGAAATGGGAAGGTCTTTATCGATAGTGATGAACCATTGCTTGAGTCGTGGAATTCCCCTGAAATTGTAAGAGTTGGTTTTCAGCAAGCTGACCTTTCAGTTGATCAAGTAGTAGCAACAAGTGATGGTTATCAATTTGTAATGGATGGGGAACATTTTAAACTTTCTATGTTAGGTAAACATAACGTAAAAAATGCTGCATATTGTATAGCTGTTGCGAAAAAATTAGGGATGAGTTCCGAAAAGATCAAACAAGGTCTTTCAAATCTGTCTCTAACCTCGATGCGACTTGAACGAGTGAGTGGATCAATCGGTGAATTAATTGTCAATGATGCATATAACGCAAGCCCAACATCAATGATTGCTGCGATTGAAGCGGTTAAAATGATTCCAAACTATACAAAGCGGATCATTGTGCTAGGCGACATGTTTGAGTTAGGAAGCGACGAGAAATCATTGCACGAGTCAGTAGCAAAGGTCATTGAAGCACCAATTACTCATGTCATCACGATAGGCGAACGAGCAAAATGGATTACCGATGCTCTCAAGAAAACTCAAATGAACGTTACTCCAACTCTCTTTCATGGGGATACAAAGGATGAAGCAGCGAAGTGGTTGCCAACTGTTGTTGACAAAGACACCGTCGTTTTATTTAAAGCATCAAGAGGAATGAAACTAGAAGAAGTGATCAAAGATTATCAAAATATAATAGAAGGGAGGAATGATTAG
- a CDS encoding DUF881 domain-containing protein encodes MKLKGKQAILSFVLLVTGFILALSYELTNERQAELTPGYEKQWRHEDELRQQVANIQERNQILQDELRNYQSEVRQLEEELAEKNVEQEIRTTNLIEDLDRLRKVVGNVPVKGPGLEVSLEDASYVPEGANPNDYIVHEIHVQRVVHELFVAGAEAVAINGHRLSPQSYIQCAGPVIIVDGNTSYAPFVVTAIGDGEKFEQAISLVGGVKDQLLNDEISVRIQQQQLIELDPYLSGGG; translated from the coding sequence GTGAAATTGAAGGGTAAACAAGCAATCTTATCCTTCGTTCTACTCGTAACAGGCTTTATTTTAGCACTGAGCTATGAACTCACGAATGAAAGACAGGCTGAATTAACTCCTGGTTATGAAAAGCAGTGGAGGCATGAGGATGAGCTGCGACAGCAGGTTGCTAACATCCAAGAAAGAAACCAAATACTCCAGGATGAGTTAAGAAATTATCAAAGTGAAGTAAGACAATTAGAAGAAGAGTTGGCAGAAAAAAATGTTGAACAAGAAATCCGTACAACGAACCTAATAGAAGATCTTGATCGCTTGCGTAAAGTAGTTGGGAATGTACCTGTTAAAGGACCTGGCCTAGAAGTTTCACTCGAAGATGCTTCATATGTGCCAGAAGGTGCTAACCCCAATGATTATATTGTTCATGAGATTCATGTTCAAAGGGTCGTTCATGAATTGTTTGTTGCAGGAGCAGAAGCAGTAGCTATTAATGGACATAGATTATCACCGCAGTCTTATATACAATGTGCGGGTCCTGTTATCATTGTTGATGGGAATACATCGTATGCTCCGTTTGTTGTTACGGCCATTGGAGATGGCGAAAAATTCGAGCAAGCTATTTCTTTAGTAGGTGGCGTGAAAGATCAATTATTAAATGATGAGATTTCAGTTAGAATTCAGCAGCAACAACTGATTGAGTTAGACCCGTATTTATCAGGGGGTGGGTGA
- the murD gene encoding UDP-N-acetylmuramoyl-L-alanine--D-glutamate ligase — MKNKDWYEGKHILVLGLAKSGEAAALLLHELGAKVAVNDALPYEENVQAKQLEHKGIKVVCGSHPLTLLDDDIELVVKNPGIPYTNGLVKEALHRSISVVTEVELTSALSEAQIIAITGSNGKTTTTTLVHEMLKNSSLHPLIAGNIGTVSCEVSKRATKDDVIVLEASSFQLLGTEMFHPKVSVLLNLFDAHLDYHGTKEEYVRAKAKITANQTTDDYFVYNADDLLVQKVAKASKATLIPFSATRTVHNGVFVENGSIYFKDQKVIDLAHVVLPGAHNVENILAAIGASLTMGATVPQIEHVLSTFSGVEHRLQFVTKKNDRLFYNDSKATNILAAKKALEAFEQPVILLAGGLDRGNEFDELASSLANVKALVTFGETKEKLAKTAKSANVATIEFAIKVEDAVQKAFDLSKEGDVILLSPACASWDQYKTFEDRGNEFVQAVKAINP; from the coding sequence ATGAAAAACAAAGATTGGTATGAAGGAAAACATATTCTAGTACTTGGTCTTGCAAAAAGTGGAGAAGCTGCTGCTCTGTTACTCCATGAGCTAGGGGCTAAAGTGGCTGTTAATGACGCTCTCCCTTATGAAGAGAACGTGCAAGCGAAACAATTAGAACATAAGGGAATAAAGGTTGTATGTGGTTCACACCCGCTCACTTTATTAGATGATGACATCGAGCTTGTGGTAAAAAACCCAGGTATCCCTTACACAAATGGACTTGTCAAAGAGGCACTTCATCGTTCAATCTCTGTTGTAACAGAGGTTGAGCTGACATCAGCATTGAGCGAAGCGCAAATAATTGCCATCACAGGCTCAAATGGGAAAACAACAACGACAACATTAGTTCACGAAATGCTTAAAAATAGTTCACTGCACCCGCTTATTGCCGGCAACATCGGAACGGTTTCATGCGAAGTTTCAAAAAGAGCGACCAAAGATGATGTCATCGTGCTTGAAGCATCAAGTTTTCAACTTTTAGGCACCGAGATGTTTCACCCGAAAGTCAGTGTGCTACTAAATCTTTTTGATGCCCATCTTGATTATCACGGAACAAAAGAAGAGTATGTGCGGGCGAAAGCAAAAATAACAGCAAATCAAACGACTGACGATTACTTTGTCTACAATGCGGATGATTTACTCGTTCAAAAAGTGGCAAAAGCCAGCAAAGCAACGTTAATACCTTTTTCAGCTACGCGTACAGTACACAATGGAGTATTTGTAGAAAATGGTTCGATTTATTTTAAAGATCAGAAAGTTATAGATCTTGCACATGTTGTTTTACCAGGAGCTCATAATGTAGAGAATATTTTAGCGGCAATTGGAGCTTCATTGACGATGGGAGCGACCGTTCCCCAAATTGAGCATGTACTTTCAACTTTTAGTGGGGTTGAGCATCGCTTGCAATTTGTGACAAAAAAGAACGACCGTTTATTTTATAATGACTCAAAAGCTACAAATATTCTAGCAGCGAAGAAAGCGTTAGAAGCATTTGAGCAACCGGTCATTCTGCTCGCTGGAGGCCTTGATCGCGGAAATGAATTCGACGAACTGGCATCTTCTCTTGCAAACGTGAAGGCGCTTGTCACATTTGGAGAAACGAAAGAAAAATTAGCGAAAACGGCAAAAAGTGCAAATGTAGCGACGATTGAGTTTGCGATAAAAGTAGAAGATGCCGTTCAAAAAGCTTTTGATCTCTCCAAAGAGGGTGATGTCATTTTATTATCACCAGCTTGTGCAAGTTGGGATCAGTACAAAACGTTTGAAGACAGAGGAAATGAATTTGTACAGGCTGTAAAGGCAATTAATCCATAA
- the spoVE gene encoding stage V sporulation protein E gives MQKEKHAPDYVLLLTTIALLSIGLIMVYSASEAWASYRFDDSFFFLKRQLFFASVGVVLMLFIMNVDYWTWRTWAKLIVIICFVLLIIVLIPGVGLVRGGARSWLGVGAFSIQPSEFMKMAMIAFLAKYLSENQKKIVFFKKGLVPSLSLVMLAFGMIMLQPDLGTGAVMVGTCIAMIFVAGARISHFVGLAMIGVVGFVGLIVSAPYRIKRITSFLDPWSDPLGSGFQIIQSLYAIGPGGLMGMGLGESRQKYFYLPEPQTDFIFAILSEELGFIGGVFVILLFGIMLWRGIKISLGAPDLFGSFLAVGIIVMIAIQVMINIGVVTGLMPVTGITLPFLSYGGSSLTLMLVSVGVLLNISRHARM, from the coding sequence TTGCAAAAAGAAAAGCATGCACCAGATTATGTCTTGCTACTTACGACCATTGCTCTATTATCCATAGGTTTAATTATGGTCTACAGTGCTTCGGAGGCGTGGGCGTCTTACAGGTTTGATGATTCTTTTTTCTTTTTGAAAAGGCAGTTATTTTTTGCGAGTGTTGGCGTAGTTCTAATGCTTTTTATTATGAATGTTGATTATTGGACTTGGCGAACATGGGCAAAATTAATTGTCATCATTTGCTTTGTGCTACTAATCATTGTCCTCATCCCGGGAGTAGGATTGGTTCGAGGAGGGGCAAGAAGTTGGCTTGGTGTCGGCGCATTTTCGATTCAACCGTCAGAATTTATGAAAATGGCGATGATTGCATTTTTAGCCAAATACTTATCTGAGAACCAAAAGAAGATTGTATTTTTTAAAAAAGGGCTGGTCCCATCGCTATCATTAGTCATGCTAGCATTCGGAATGATTATGCTGCAACCAGATCTTGGAACGGGTGCTGTTATGGTCGGGACATGTATAGCGATGATTTTTGTTGCAGGAGCAAGGATTAGTCATTTTGTTGGTCTCGCTATGATTGGTGTTGTTGGTTTCGTTGGTCTTATTGTCTCAGCTCCGTATCGAATTAAACGAATCACCTCTTTTTTAGATCCATGGTCTGATCCATTAGGGAGTGGGTTTCAAATCATTCAATCATTATACGCCATTGGTCCTGGTGGATTGATGGGAATGGGACTCGGTGAAAGTAGACAAAAGTATTTTTATTTACCAGAGCCTCAAACTGATTTTATCTTTGCCATACTCTCTGAAGAATTAGGTTTTATTGGTGGGGTGTTCGTTATTCTTTTATTTGGAATTATGCTTTGGCGTGGGATTAAGATATCTCTTGGTGCTCCTGATTTATTTGGTAGTTTTTTGGCGGTCGGGATTATTGTCATGATCGCGATTCAAGTGATGATTAATATCGGTGTAGTTACAGGGTTGATGCCAGTAACTGGAATTACACTTCCGTTCTTAAGTTATGGTGGATCTTCTTTGACGTTAATGCTTGTTTCCGTGGGGGTACTATTAAATATAAGCAGACATGCAAGAATGTGA